From Bradysia coprophila strain Holo2 unplaced genomic scaffold, BU_Bcop_v1 contig_145, whole genome shotgun sequence:
ACCGAACACAAATGTTGACTTAAGATTTCTTTGGAGTTTCTTCGCCACAATCTAGGTCTTCTTCGTCCTCTTCTGTGACTTGCTTTGTCAAATGATTGGAATTCTCCGTCGGTTTGCAATaatttcctttggcctgttcGCACAGTCtaaatgtttccaaaaattcgTTCAAATCCACCAGACCGTCTTTGTTAATGTCCATCAGTTTAcacatttccaataaattCTCTTTGGTATCATGCTCGGGAAGGTGTCTTCTTAGCAGTTCACACGCTTCACCAAATTCGTCCAGAGAAATGAAACCTAAAATGTTTGgcaattttctcaaatatttttctagtttttttggagttgcgggaaattgaaataattttgagagAGACGGGAAAATCAATTTGCAAACTCACCTGAATTGTCTTTATCTAAGATACGGAAGATCACTTCCAGActacttttgtttttatacAAAGAATCCGCTACGGAAGTTGAGCCTGCGTGCGCAGTTTTCTACAAatcgacgttttttttttcataaaaaaattaactgaaaaatTGTGCTACGAGAAAATCAAAGCTTACAATCAAATCCGTGTCAAGCATTTCCAGAGTTTTTCTGTAATTGACGTCAGTGACAACACTATCATTTTCTGGCGGTGCTAGTTTGTCTCTTAGTAGCCGCCACGGTAAGCCCAATTTTGTGGCCGCTTCCATTGCCTCACACCACTTCGACAACGAAATGACGCCTACAATTTTGCAGATTTGCCGAAGAAAAGGTCATGGCAGATCGATAGAAAAACTAAAGACACCTACCGGTCGATTCCGGATCTCGATCCTTGAACTCCTTTTCCAATTCATTTCCTCGTTCCCGCAATCTTGCACCCAGCTCTCTAATAGCAGAGCTTTCCACTAAGCCAATTCTTTGTCTGAATGTTAGCCGGCGTGTCTTGGATGCAGCTGATGTATATTGAACCTATTAAGTTTGATTCATTAGCTCGACAGTTGATGAACACAACtctcttacttacaaaatgaGTATCTAATTGAGGATTTAGTTTCAAGTATGCTCCCTTATTCGATCCTATTTCGTAATAATTTGATGCCGAAAATATTGTGATAACCTAGAAGAAGCAAATGAGAAAGATATCCGAATTAAATCTTGTCTAAATGTTGGCTTAGTCAATTTACCTTTCCATCATGCATGTGATCATATCCCTCATGTTTGCATTCATGCGAGCGCACCAGAAACactaatttgtatttttgtaaaaatgtcTGAGTCACATCGGGACCGAAATACGTTCCGGCACCTCGAAGTCCGTTCGGTTGACACCCTTCATTATGTTGAGGGTCACTCCACAGTATATCGAATACCTGGTATCGAACGGACAGTTTGTAAAGCTGGCATTTTATTACCAAAGCAACATTACCTGTTTCCACTCAACTTTGTCGATATCAGCTCCGGGAGCATTATTTTCCGCTAAAGGTGGTCGTAGGAGGGATACATACTGTAAATTATGATAAAAGAAAGTCGTGAGAGTTTTAATAGAGTTTAAATCGTATAGTTCATTctcgaaatcttttacttcattaggtTTAACATGAATTTGTTATATAAGATTACGATAAGTCGAAAAATTACGTTTCCTGATACTATTGTCGCCAGAAGTTTTACAATATTTCTTCACATGAAGTTTTCCCACAACAATATACGTCCGTGAAGTACTCGACGTTAGCTTACTAATTAATACATAGTCAATGACTGTCAATGACTTTTATTCATTCAGGTCACTCACTTTTGGCGACAACGGTATACTTAcctggaaattaatttttcgatttttagcTCAAGATCTCTTCAGGCATATATTTAGGACAATTATGATTCCGATTTTTCAAACTCGTAGACACTAATGTATCCACAAATATAAACTTTCAATCGATTATCTAATATAGAAATCCGATTATGAAAGCCTGTTTCTAAAAATAGAAACTCTTTGCCTTGCTAAAACATCATAACCATGCATACTGTTGTTTTTCTCCCATAAATGCCTCAAATATACATTTCgccaaattaaatatttgaatatttttaattaacgtCGAACAGCATacaattgagaaaatattttccgaaataCAAGGCAAAATTCTGAAAGTTATCgctattttcattaattaattgcCAAGAAACATGAACACGAAATGAACTAAAGAGTTTTCttgtttacaataaaaacTGCTGTTTTAACTCCTTCATTATCCTTGTTTGTGTGTTTtaccgtttttatttttatttgccaTAGTTTTGCTCAGGTTGGTCGTACAACAGTGAAACCATATTCTCTGAAGAATTGGTTTAGGATAATTTAACCCATTTTTAATAATCGATAACACCTATACATACCAACACTTTTCGTAATCATCGAATTATGCAAAATATGTCCGTGAGGTTTTTAAACTGATGACATGTCACAAGCAAATTCTGTTGACTCAATAAAGCTCTAAGTTTGTGAActaaaatgtttcgttttacCTTCGGGCCAAAGAATAAAGAAACAATTTGGTCGTTGATTTACCACCTTGACCACACAgagttattttaaaaaaaagttttcgttcCATAAAATACTTTCAGTTAATCCATCGAAATAACCAACTCATCGACACCCTCATACACCCTTGTTtagaaacaaaactttttagtgAAGGTCTTAGAGTTTCTAAACTCGCAAATAAATACGGTCTTGTCAAAGTGTGCCCAAAAGAATGTATTGACAATGACATCGACTGTCACATTGTAAGTTCGCAGAAAAGCAATCAATGGAAAATCAAGCATATCCTTTCTATGACGCAACTCTCTTAATTAATGTTTTCCTTTCAATTAATGAATACATaagacaaaatgttttcaacatttcacGGACGAAACAAGCATCACCAATATAATTGccgagtctattacttcctttgaTTTAAGAACTTCTTtaacttcattagtttaataataaaaaaaatgatttaaggTTTATTTATGCTATCGCTGTCAAAATCAGATGACAAAGAGGCGTAAGAGATCATAGTAAGATGCATACTGTATGatttctccaacttctctcatttctctatTATATTCGTTATGTAGTAGTAAGAAATAATATTGCAACTATTCAGACCCTTACCTTCGCTCTGTCCATACTTTTAATCAAATCCAAGTCAGTTGAATCCGAAATTCCTCCATGAACAACCAGCACCCGGTTATTTACAATAGTTCCTAATGGTAACCACCGATACACTTCGTCAATCAGTTTTAGAAGACGCTCTGCGTTGTGCtttgaaaatcaaacaaatgcTTGATTAGATGGTTAGTCAAACTGTTTAAACTATTGACACAGATGACCGTATACAAGACACGAAGTGTTCCGAAACTATTTCTTCTTTAGCTCACCTTATATTTTTGATGTACCTCACGTATAAATCCATACCTAAGAAGAGTCATAACTTTTAGTTGTGCCCAAATTTAGATTATATTGTTAACCTTGCATTCATCACTGTATCCTCGTGATTTCCTCTATTCAGATACACGCCACCAGGGAATACAATAAGACAGGATAGCAATAGTAGCAAAACTTCTAAACTTTTCTTTCCGCGATCTACAAAATCACCATTGAACACATATGGATTTTCTGGAGAAGGTAGTCCATTCTGAAATCATGTTACAAAGTATAGCAACTTGTGTGTATAGATATATCGAATTTATCTACGctgtttttcacatttataatGTTGATGGTTCAATACCGGCTGTAATTGCGAGCTTTTCTTTACGTGCAATACCACTCCATTCTTAAGAAGCGAACATTTCAACATTGATAGGAACGGGGTAAAACTACGTATGTATAAGAAAATGAAAGGTGacgtgaaattgaaatttaccaCACTCGCTAGATAAATGGAAAGTCGTGTGCGGTGAAgggtaatttttcaattttagaatttGATTCTCTGGTGGTTATAAACGAAAGAACGGTACTGTAATTGACTGTTTAAACATATAAATTTCCTCAATTTGCGTGGCTAACATAACACGATAATAATAACAAGTAACTTTTACCCGCTAAACTCGTTTTTAACATTAAGCACTGCTTCACTTCCTTTCATATTCATGCAAGAGTTTGTATCGTCATtgtaaaatttacataaacaCAAACATAAATATGAACatgaatttatttagcaaatGCGAATGTGTGAATTATACTAGCCGTGCAACACGATGCATGTGTATGCAAATGATGCTCTATAAATAAGTAtcgattttgaatttattctaAGACTTTGTAAGCTTTTTCGTtctaaaattagattttgCTTTTTCAGCAATTTTACAACTTGTTACACAAAAGATTTTCGATAAACTCATTTTATGTTTGCACACTGTACACAATAAATAGCGGCAGCAATAAAGTTAGCTTCATATTTACCTTATGAAATACCACAAGTAAATCATCAAGCTTCCCGTGAATGTCACCGCAAATTGTAACTTGTTTTGATATTGCTGTGGATGCTTGATTTAGATTTGGTAGTCTTTTCAGTCGGGCAGTCGCTTCCCTTAAGATACCAGCTACGTATTTGGCATGAAGACGATTATACTGATGGGTAAAAGAGTTGAGTTTAATGTGCGTGTTGTTTGACTAGAATGACTAGAACAACTTCCGCCGCTTCGGCTATACCTTTTTCttacgaaataaatttattaaaatgtcTATGTCCTTCTTTTGTAACGGGAATGTCATATGTGGCCCTCTGTACGTCCGCTCCGGTCCGGTTATACCTTCGTCGCCTGCATCTTCCGATTCATCCGAGTACTTTGAATCTAATGcatctaaattgaaattaaacgaAACATTTCCCACTATATCTCGACGTTAACACTCAAAtgcattttattcgaaatgtataaaataaaattgatactAAAATTCGGATAATAAAATGCGAAGTCTATAAAAAGCTTACCATGTGACGAAGATCGGGATGTATTGGATGAGCAAGTAGTTTTATTCGCTGCATCAGGAATGTGAATTAACAGTGCGTTGAAAAAGTTATACAGCTGAAAGCATAAAAACGATAATGCCATAGATATTCGGAGACTTTGTCATAAAACTGTTGCAATGGgataaattttctgattttatcGGATTTTCCACCTGAAcgaatcattttcaattattattttgtattttcaatttttccttacaacaatttattcaattcgCATGTATGAATGCATCGATTCTTGATAGTACTACGAAGGATATATTCTACATTTTCAGATTATAAAGAAAATCTATTCCGTCGacagaatttgattttttttaaatatcagAACATAGCAGCAGAGCTGGTAATTTGGCAGTGGAATTGGTTAAACGAATTACcttgcaacaacaaaaaatgctaACATTGCTTGTTTGTGCTATAATTAGTTTTTATATCGTTTACGGACATGGGTGAATGTATATCTTTTTGAACTGATCAAATGTTACCCTTGATAACATATCAAATTATTCGTCCGTATAAATATAACATTTATACGTTTATATCTCCTACATCGTGTTTATTCATCAGGTTAAAAATATTGCATCAGCGTATTTTCGCATGGTCCAATCTTCGtagttatttttgataaatgagAGAAATACAATTAGCTGTATCACGAACATTATAtgaggaaaaattaaattaggaTATTTTTCGAATCATAAATGTGGGACCTGTGCTGTGTGCAGGTTGTATAGggatttttaattgattttgaaaattgttaaatcgGTTACCTGAACTTGGTCTTGTTCGCCTGCATACTCAATGCTCTGAAAGATGGTCCATGTGTAACGTCGCCTCACTTCCATTCGAGCCAAATATCGACGGTACCATCTTTGAATTAAAATAGCCGCTTTCATAgctgtaaaaacaaaatatatttctaaaTCTCAAGGGGTGgaagagtttttgaaaatcgaaaaaataggTGTGTCTGTCCACTTAAGGAGTTTGTTCTGAGCTACGTTTTATCGCAGAAGAGTACTTATATTGAGTTTACATTTACAAATGCGGTTAACTCACTGGTAATGTTAaagaaatgatgatgatgaaaatgGATTCGATGATGGTTCCGTTACCTAGGGTGAGGTATTCATTCACCTGAGTTAATCTGGGGAAAGCTGCAAAGCCTAAACGTAATCGACTTTTAAAGAGCCAAGCGCCTTCAAATGATGCCACATAAGGTATAATATAGCTAGCATTGGTCCACTACCCCTTAGATTTGTTTTTACTTCTCAATTTAGTTGCTTCAATACAAAGTTATTGATTATTGAgaagtaaaaacaaatttacggAATTTTTACGATCCCCAATATTTTTATGCCGAtctaaaaatatattcataCAGATTTGGACCACCCTATTCAGACATTATTCTATTGCTACAAATAGAGGGAAAGCTACTACAAGTCGGCAATATGTCTCTCTTTGTTCTATATTCATAGTGATacaattataaacaaaaatattgtgtgtCATACCGATAATCGAATGTTTTAAACGTATGCACTTTGTgtgttacttttttttaacatattaatttttaatgcaaCAATCATTCACAACCTATGTGAAAGGAGAACGCGACACAACGACTAGGCTTTGCGtgttattttttcattaaaaattcaacacaCTATGTACATTTCCTACATGTACATACCATGCCACAGTATAaaacagttttctcaaagtaTAAATTCTTTatcaactaaaaataaaatgcaaaatgccAATTCTATTTATTAATATCGTTCATGTTGATTAACATTATGCCGAAAACAATATGACTCATATATACCAACCTATTCGTAGACTGTCTGCTTTTTCCACCataagttaaaaataaaagaaagttATATTGCGAATACCAGCTATAATGCCTATTGTATAtacagaaggaaaaaaaactttctaagAATATcaactatttaaaaaaaatgaaacgattACTTATCATgtcaagaaaatttcaaacaattttaaattataagatagttcaaacaaatttatcttttgttttgaGATTCTTTTCAATTGCGGCAACA
This genomic window contains:
- the LOC119074222 gene encoding serine/threonine-protein phosphatase rdgC, which translates into the protein MLRNCACFSRQRRSSSFEDSSSCRSSEIERGVERNPHASLLKLLTSKGWYRQWRKPEREMSMTRVERTMKAAILIQRWYRRYLARMEVRRRYTWTIFQSIEYAGEQDQVQLYNFFNALLIHIPDAANKTTCSSNTSRSSSHDALDSKYSDESEDAGDEGITGPERTYRGPHMTFPLQKKDIDILINLFRKKKYNRLHAKYVAGILREATARLKRLPNLNQASTAISKQVTICGDIHGKLDDLLVVFHKNGLPSPENPYVFNGDFVDRGKKSLEVLLLLLSCLIVFPGGVYLNRGNHEDTVMNARYGFIREVHQKYKHNAERLLKLIDEVYRWLPLGTIVNNRVLVVHGGISDSTDLDLIKSMDRAKYVSLLRPPLAENNAPGADIDKVEWKQVFDILWSDPQHNEGCQPNGLRGAGTYFGPDVTQTFLQKYKLVFLVRSHECKHEGYDHMHDGKVITIFSASNYYEIGSNKGAYLKLNPQLDTHFVQYTSAASKTRRLTFRQRIGLVESSAIRELGARLRERGNELEKEFKDRDPESTGVISLSKWCEAMEAATKLGLPWRLLRDKLAPPENDSVVTDVNYRKTLEMLDTDLIKTAHAGSTSVADSLYKNKSSLEVIFRILDKDNSGFISLDEFGEACELLRRHLPEHDTKENLLEMCKLMDINKDGLVDLNEFLETFRLCEQAKGNYCKPTENSNHLTKQVTEEDEEDLDCGEETPKKS